One window of the Chryseotalea sp. WA131a genome contains the following:
- a CDS encoding tetratricopeptide repeat protein, which translates to MSHEFRKREEEEELIKRYEENLRATSPAYFDIDEYEIIIDHYMEKLKFKKALTAVNQAIDQFPFSTGLISIKAQVLSNLQQYDEALELLETSRNLHPTDPEVYLSIGSILSLQGKHQEAIQVYEGILTFTDEEHDDVYYNIGLAYQSLEDYDRAIEYYKKSIDVNISHEGSLYELAFCLDVVGQLENSLSYYKKFIDEDPYSSAAWYNLGIVCNKLNKFEEAIDAYGFAIAIEENFASAHFNLGNSYMNVERYQDALEEFNKTIEIEGPSPEVYCCIGAAYENINQLELGLKYYQKATKLDTLYDEAWFGAGSCLEKQEKWYQALHFYNKAIKINHLIPDYWKAAAHAEFKIGNTISSISAYEEAANLAPDDKEIWLNWSFIYYEQGEPLKAGDILAQALNDMPKDADLLYRMCIYLVEAGQFKEAFTFLENALILDFEGHKVLFDFFPKLEKQKAFFKIIDQFRKENP; encoded by the coding sequence ATGAGCCACGAATTTAGAAAAAGGGAAGAAGAAGAGGAGTTGATTAAACGGTACGAAGAAAATCTCAGGGCAACCTCACCAGCTTATTTTGACATCGATGAATACGAGATCATCATCGACCATTACATGGAGAAGTTAAAGTTCAAAAAAGCATTGACTGCCGTAAACCAAGCCATCGATCAGTTTCCCTTTTCTACCGGATTAATTTCCATCAAAGCACAAGTGCTCTCCAACCTTCAGCAATACGATGAAGCGCTTGAATTGTTAGAAACTTCACGCAATTTACACCCCACCGATCCAGAAGTGTACCTTTCCATTGGTTCAATCCTTTCCTTGCAAGGAAAGCACCAAGAGGCTATTCAAGTGTACGAAGGCATTCTTACCTTCACAGATGAAGAACACGATGATGTGTATTACAACATCGGTTTAGCATACCAAAGTTTGGAAGATTACGATCGCGCCATTGAGTACTACAAAAAATCAATTGATGTAAATATTTCGCATGAAGGTTCTTTGTATGAATTAGCATTTTGTTTAGACGTGGTTGGCCAACTGGAAAACAGTTTGTCGTACTACAAAAAATTTATTGACGAAGATCCGTATTCTTCGGCCGCGTGGTACAACTTGGGTATCGTTTGCAACAAGCTCAATAAATTTGAAGAAGCCATTGATGCCTATGGCTTTGCCATCGCTATTGAAGAAAATTTTGCTTCGGCTCATTTCAATTTGGGCAACTCTTACATGAACGTAGAGCGCTACCAAGATGCGCTGGAAGAATTCAACAAGACGATCGAAATTGAAGGCCCCAGCCCAGAGGTGTATTGTTGTATTGGTGCTGCCTATGAAAACATCAATCAATTAGAACTTGGGCTAAAATATTATCAAAAAGCCACCAAGCTCGATACCTTGTATGACGAAGCGTGGTTTGGTGCAGGCAGTTGTTTAGAGAAGCAAGAAAAGTGGTACCAAGCATTGCACTTCTATAACAAAGCCATAAAAATCAATCACCTGATTCCTGATTATTGGAAAGCCGCGGCACATGCAGAATTTAAAATCGGCAACACCATTTCGAGCATTAGCGCATACGAAGAAGCAGCGAACCTGGCACCCGATGACAAAGAAATTTGGTTGAACTGGTCATTTATTTATTATGAACAAGGCGAGCCATTGAAAGCGGGTGATATTTTGGCGCAAGCGCTCAACGATATGCCCAAAGATGCAGACTTGCTTTACCGCATGTGTATTTATTTAGTAGAGGCTGGGCAGTTTAAGGAAGCATTCACGTTTTTGGAAAATGCATTAATTTTGGACTTTGAAGGACATAAAGTGCTTTTCGATTTCTTCCCGAAGTTAGAAAAGCAAAAAGCCTTCTTTAAAATTATCGATCAGTTTAGAAAAGAAAATCCGTAA
- a CDS encoding SDR family NAD(P)-dependent oxidoreductase: MILVTGATGLLGRFVVNQFLSQGHSVIALKRSSSKVDTSLKGNIEWMDADVRDAVTISECIQKATTVVHAAASVSFDPRAKDEIFQTNVLGTKHVVDACLTHGIKKLIHVSSVAALGRKKGIETIDESTQWVESPLNSDYAKSKYLAELEVYRGMEEGLHTSIVNPSFILAPVAWDKSSAKIFNYVWNENKFYSGGTANYVDVANVVDIIYKLYQTNFNGERFIASAGSIAYRDLFMEIAKRFGKKSPSLQVTNLLLPLFARLEEARSWLTGKEPLISRESIKSAQSKSVYSNKKAVEQLGAQFKPLSQTLDTCCNFFLTAYTTKKS; the protein is encoded by the coding sequence ATGATTTTAGTAACGGGCGCCACGGGTTTGTTAGGGCGTTTTGTGGTAAACCAATTTTTATCACAAGGGCACTCGGTTATCGCCTTAAAAAGAAGTTCCAGCAAAGTAGATACCTCCCTGAAGGGCAACATCGAATGGATGGATGCGGATGTGCGTGATGCCGTAACGATTTCAGAATGCATCCAAAAAGCAACCACCGTTGTGCATGCTGCGGCATCGGTCTCTTTTGATCCGCGGGCAAAAGATGAAATTTTTCAAACCAATGTATTGGGAACAAAACATGTGGTGGATGCTTGTTTGACTCATGGGATCAAAAAATTGATTCACGTCAGTTCGGTGGCCGCGTTGGGAAGAAAGAAGGGAATTGAAACCATTGACGAATCAACACAATGGGTAGAGAGTCCCCTGAATTCGGATTATGCAAAGTCTAAATATTTAGCTGAACTGGAAGTATACCGCGGGATGGAAGAAGGCTTACATACTTCTATTGTCAATCCGTCTTTTATTCTTGCGCCCGTTGCATGGGACAAAAGCAGTGCTAAAATTTTTAATTACGTTTGGAACGAAAACAAATTCTACTCGGGTGGCACCGCCAATTATGTAGATGTTGCCAATGTGGTGGACATCATCTATAAACTTTACCAAACCAATTTCAATGGTGAGCGCTTCATCGCTTCTGCAGGGTCGATTGCCTACCGCGATCTATTTATGGAAATCGCAAAACGCTTTGGAAAAAAAAGCCCTTCCTTACAAGTCACCAATTTGCTACTACCACTTTTTGCGCGATTAGAAGAAGCAAGAAGTTGGCTGACCGGGAAAGAGCCATTGATCTCTCGAGAATCCATTAAATCGGCTCAATCAAAATCTGTTTATTCAAACAAAAAAGCAGTTGAACAACTTGGTGCACAGTTCAAACCACTATCGCAAACCCTCGATACCTGCTGCAATTTCTTTTTAACTGCATATACCACAAAGAAATCATAA
- a CDS encoding capsular biosynthesis protein has protein sequence MFSFLKKANLHLTPPPSTDIHSHLLAGIDDGAKNWNETLEMLRILSGLGIERFITTPHIMSDIYRNEPAGIMAKLEELKGLLIENQIMLQLEAAAEYYLDEFLLKKMDANEQLLTFGKKYLLFETNFLSEPLQLKNFIFQASSKGYHLILAHPERYEYMTLEKAEDLRNRGVLFQLNTLSILGFYSRPVQKMAYQFIDKGWVEFLGSDCHSPLQANFIANGQRNKYYQKAIQLPLLNNSI, from the coding sequence GTGTTCTCCTTTCTAAAAAAAGCAAATCTCCACCTCACACCTCCGCCTTCAACCGATATTCATTCGCATTTGTTGGCTGGCATTGATGACGGTGCAAAAAATTGGAACGAAACATTAGAGATGCTTCGTATATTAAGTGGCTTGGGCATTGAACGATTTATTACCACGCCACACATCATGAGCGATATTTACCGAAATGAGCCAGCGGGAATAATGGCGAAATTGGAAGAGTTAAAAGGCCTTCTGATCGAAAACCAAATCATGCTACAGCTTGAAGCTGCTGCAGAATATTACTTAGATGAATTCCTATTAAAGAAAATGGATGCCAACGAACAACTCTTAACCTTCGGAAAGAAATATTTATTGTTCGAAACAAATTTTTTGAGCGAGCCGCTTCAACTAAAAAATTTTATTTTTCAAGCCTCCTCCAAAGGTTATCATCTGATCTTGGCGCATCCCGAAAGGTATGAGTACATGACCTTGGAAAAAGCCGAGGATTTGCGCAACCGTGGTGTTTTGTTTCAGCTCAATACATTATCAATACTTGGTTTCTACTCTCGGCCTGTGCAAAAAATGGCCTATCAATTTATCGACAAAGGCTGGGTAGAATTTTTGGGCAGTGATTGCCACAGCCCGTTGCAAGCGAATTTTATTGCCAACGGCCAGAGAAATAAGTACTATCAAAAAGCCATCCAATTACCTTTGCTCAACAATTCAATATGA
- a CDS encoding polysaccharide biosynthesis tyrosine autokinase, whose product MVENTSQNIDSFESIDKTKLWSVVNKNKWWILSIFIACNLIAYLTIRYTKDVYQSDSEMKLDIKRDATELGIKTMVEDQNINIVSGEIEQIKSKVFFNRLVDSLDIWVSYYSLGNVLRNELYKQSPIQVRYKKIPKSILDQPIFFEFIDKQSFKIKLNENGNFVSGTFRKPIMMDGNELLIQLNGDFEEDDSNDYYFVINSRSNLINYLSSNIDVTPLNFSANTISVSFKDNNALKAYDIVNKTDTLYIQYSNEQKNLANKQKINWLNNELSQVEKRMQNFETYFENFTLKNRSSDLGQDLKRTIVLINRLDSQKYQLTKRVTQLNEVIDLINNENVNHQFQSRLFLPDYLNKQLNDLNRMFHEREKLGLAYNENTFAFKQKQKEATNLKEQVFSQLTQLKKEWLKTLAEIGSQQQRLEKEFASMPDKNTEFSKNQRFYKLYEEFYLSMMQSKAQFEIAQAGNTPDFKILSSATLPAKPISPEKYLIRGVGLVASLVLNFFFIGIAYLLTNKITSLHEVEKNITVPILGVIPVSKRLAAVPFHVNENPKSVVSESIRTLRTNLDFFTAIGNKRVITISSTISGEGKSFLAANLGAVLAMSKKKVVLVDLDMRKQKNESHFLSRDTSKGVSTILIKKNTLQECIQPTEIENLDFIAAGPHPPNPSELLLNGEFTDMLEELKSKYDFVVIDTPPVGLVTDGIMAMKQSDLSIYVVRANYSKREFLANITRIKNLHRLKGLAVVLNAQPSSGKTYGYGYYEETPEKSRLKSLFHL is encoded by the coding sequence ATGGTGGAGAACACATCTCAAAATATTGACTCGTTTGAATCAATCGACAAAACGAAACTGTGGTCTGTTGTCAATAAAAATAAATGGTGGATCTTGTCGATTTTTATTGCTTGTAATCTGATTGCCTACCTCACCATTCGTTACACAAAGGATGTTTATCAATCCGACTCTGAAATGAAGTTGGACATTAAACGTGATGCCACTGAGCTAGGAATCAAAACAATGGTGGAAGATCAGAATATAAATATCGTCTCTGGGGAAATTGAGCAGATAAAATCCAAGGTTTTCTTCAATCGCTTGGTTGACTCGCTTGACATTTGGGTAAGCTACTACAGTTTGGGTAATGTGCTAAGAAATGAACTATACAAACAATCACCCATTCAAGTCCGCTATAAAAAAATTCCAAAGAGCATCTTAGATCAACCGATCTTTTTTGAGTTTATCGACAAACAGTCTTTTAAAATTAAACTCAATGAAAACGGAAATTTTGTTTCTGGCACTTTTCGAAAACCCATTATGATGGATGGTAATGAATTGCTCATCCAATTGAATGGAGATTTTGAAGAAGACGATAGTAATGATTATTACTTTGTCATCAACAGCCGTAGTAACCTTATCAATTACTTATCGTCCAATATTGATGTGACTCCTCTCAATTTCAGCGCAAATACCATCAGTGTTTCTTTTAAGGATAACAATGCACTGAAAGCCTACGACATTGTTAATAAAACGGATACGCTTTATATCCAATACAGCAACGAACAAAAAAACCTTGCCAACAAACAAAAAATCAACTGGCTAAACAATGAGTTAAGTCAAGTTGAGAAGCGAATGCAAAATTTCGAAACCTATTTTGAAAATTTCACTCTAAAAAATAGAAGCAGCGACTTGGGACAAGATTTGAAGAGAACCATCGTTTTAATCAACCGGTTAGATTCGCAAAAATATCAACTAACCAAACGGGTTACGCAACTAAATGAAGTAATCGACCTAATCAACAACGAAAACGTGAATCACCAATTTCAATCGCGTTTGTTTTTGCCTGACTATCTCAACAAACAATTGAATGACTTGAACCGAATGTTTCACGAGCGCGAAAAGTTAGGGCTTGCCTACAACGAAAACACCTTTGCCTTCAAACAAAAACAAAAAGAAGCCACTAATCTAAAAGAACAGGTGTTTAGTCAGTTGACACAATTAAAAAAAGAATGGTTAAAAACCCTGGCGGAAATTGGTTCTCAACAGCAACGGTTGGAAAAGGAATTTGCATCGATGCCCGACAAGAATACCGAATTTTCGAAAAACCAGCGATTCTATAAACTGTATGAAGAATTTTACTTATCGATGATGCAGAGTAAAGCACAATTCGAAATAGCGCAAGCAGGTAACACACCTGATTTTAAAATACTTTCAAGTGCTACTTTACCAGCCAAACCAATTTCACCAGAAAAATATTTGATTCGAGGGGTGGGATTGGTAGCCAGCTTGGTACTTAATTTCTTTTTCATTGGTATCGCTTATCTACTCACCAATAAGATTACCAGCTTACACGAAGTTGAAAAAAATATTACTGTCCCTATACTTGGCGTTATCCCCGTATCCAAACGATTGGCTGCCGTACCTTTTCATGTCAATGAAAATCCAAAATCGGTGGTGAGTGAATCAATCCGAACGTTGCGCACCAATCTGGATTTCTTTACTGCCATTGGCAACAAAAGAGTGATTACTATTTCTTCTACCATTTCAGGTGAAGGAAAGTCATTTTTAGCGGCTAACTTAGGTGCAGTGCTGGCAATGTCAAAAAAGAAAGTAGTCCTCGTTGATTTGGATATGCGGAAGCAAAAAAACGAAAGTCATTTTCTCTCGCGTGATACCTCCAAGGGCGTGAGTACTATACTAATCAAAAAAAATACACTTCAAGAGTGTATTCAACCGACCGAAATTGAGAACTTGGATTTTATAGCGGCAGGCCCTCATCCGCCCAATCCATCTGAGTTATTGCTCAATGGTGAATTTACCGATATGTTGGAAGAGCTTAAAAGCAAATACGATTTTGTAGTAATCGATACACCTCCTGTTGGACTCGTAACCGATGGGATCATGGCGATGAAACAGTCAGATCTTTCCATTTACGTGGTGCGTGCCAATTATTCTAAGAGAGAATTTTTAGCGAACATCACCCGTATTAAAAATCTGCATCGCCTGAAAGGTTTGGCAGTAGTATTAAATGCCCAACCGTCCTCTGGCAAAACATACGGATATGGCTATTACGAAGAGACTCCAGAAAAATCACGTTTGAAAAGTTTATTCCATTTGTAA
- a CDS encoding polysaccharide biosynthesis/export family protein — MFKATDTAKPEVFKREASLAEKNYVIQKNDLLTINVFTNKGERIIDPNPELSNPNLAANNVQAPQFNYLVELNGIVKFPVIGEIKVEGLTLRQAEEVTQKEYSKYFKESFTLINFVNKRVTVLGAPGGLVLPLTNQNITVIEVLAMARGLSKDAKADQIKLIRGEHVYQLDFSTIEGYRQSNLLVEPGDIIYVEPIRRPFAEGLQDNFIVVSLVVSLTTLLVLIRSLK; from the coding sequence ATGTTCAAGGCTACCGATACAGCTAAGCCTGAAGTGTTTAAGCGTGAAGCTTCGTTGGCTGAAAAAAATTATGTGATTCAAAAAAATGACTTACTCACCATCAACGTATTCACCAACAAAGGCGAAAGAATCATTGACCCCAATCCAGAACTTTCGAATCCAAACCTAGCCGCTAACAACGTTCAGGCACCACAGTTCAACTACTTAGTTGAATTGAATGGCATCGTTAAGTTTCCCGTAATCGGGGAAATAAAGGTGGAAGGACTTACGCTTCGACAAGCAGAAGAAGTAACGCAAAAAGAATATTCAAAATACTTTAAAGAGTCTTTTACGTTAATCAATTTTGTGAACAAACGCGTAACGGTTTTGGGCGCGCCTGGAGGATTGGTGCTGCCACTAACCAATCAAAACATAACCGTGATTGAAGTTTTGGCCATGGCCAGAGGACTTTCGAAAGATGCCAAGGCCGATCAAATAAAGCTAATCCGTGGCGAACATGTCTACCAATTGGACTTTAGCACCATTGAAGGTTATCGACAAAGCAACTTGTTAGTTGAACCCGGAGACATTATTTATGTAGAACCCATTCGCAGACCATTTGCAGAGGGGCTACAAGACAATTTTATTGTAGTAAGCTTGGTGGTCAGCTTAACTACCTTATTGGTACTTATCCGAAGCCTCAAATAA
- a CDS encoding glycosyltransferase family 4 protein: protein MKVAVVLNTSWNIYNFRMNFVKELMAQGHEVHTIAPRDEYTKFLEEAGCTHHDVIMDSRGANPIKDTALIFELFSIYRRLRPDVILHYTIKPNVYGTLAAAMLKIPVVNNICGLGTIFLKDTVVAKFALWLYKIAFRFPKKVFFQNPDDLNLFVERKLIDQKICDLLPGSGIDLSRFQPVDFKRNQPFTFLLISRLITDKGILEFVEAAKKLKSSGMQAKFQLLGAKDPKHKRGIEVSVIDEWVKAGTVEYLGTTKDVRHFIQQADCIVLPSYREGTPRTLLEASSSAKPIVTTDVPGCHHVVKHQYNGLLCKLKDADDLASKMLEMANYDDETLRKMGQNGRAKMETEYDEKIVAEKYLTTLHSL, encoded by the coding sequence ATGAAAGTAGCCGTAGTATTGAACACATCTTGGAACATATACAACTTCCGGATGAACTTTGTGAAAGAACTGATGGCACAAGGCCATGAAGTTCACACCATCGCCCCGCGCGATGAATACACAAAATTTCTGGAAGAGGCAGGATGCACTCACCACGATGTAATCATGGACAGCCGCGGAGCCAATCCTATAAAAGATACCGCACTGATTTTTGAATTGTTTTCTATTTATAGAAGACTAAGGCCAGATGTTATTCTTCACTACACCATCAAACCAAATGTGTATGGCACACTGGCAGCCGCCATGCTGAAGATACCTGTGGTGAACAATATTTGCGGTTTAGGGACTATCTTTTTGAAAGATACCGTGGTAGCCAAGTTTGCCCTTTGGCTTTACAAAATTGCTTTTCGTTTTCCTAAAAAGGTTTTCTTTCAAAACCCGGATGATTTAAATCTGTTTGTCGAGCGTAAATTGATTGACCAAAAAATTTGCGATTTGTTACCAGGATCTGGCATCGACCTATCGAGGTTTCAACCTGTTGATTTTAAAAGAAACCAACCTTTTACTTTTCTATTAATTTCTCGCTTGATTACCGACAAGGGAATTTTAGAATTTGTAGAGGCCGCGAAAAAACTAAAATCATCCGGCATGCAAGCCAAGTTTCAATTGCTTGGCGCGAAGGACCCAAAGCACAAGCGGGGGATAGAAGTAAGCGTAATCGATGAGTGGGTGAAAGCCGGAACAGTAGAATATTTAGGCACAACCAAAGACGTTCGGCATTTCATTCAACAAGCCGATTGCATTGTACTTCCCTCCTATCGTGAAGGAACCCCGCGGACTTTATTAGAGGCTTCTAGCTCCGCCAAACCAATTGTAACCACGGATGTGCCCGGTTGCCATCATGTAGTTAAGCATCAATACAATGGGCTGCTGTGCAAACTAAAAGATGCCGATGACCTAGCCTCTAAAATGCTTGAAATGGCCAATTACGATGACGAAACGCTTCGTAAAATGGGCCAGAATGGCCGAGCAAAAATGGAAACCGAGTATGATGAAAAGATTGTGGCAGAAAAATATTTGACTACCCTTCACTCTTTGTAA
- the hflX gene encoding GTPase HflX: protein MTNKKAILVALAEPKTLPEQTTEHLDELAFLAETAKISTIGKFVQKLPHPDVRTFVGKGKLEEIKELAFRENVDHLIFDDDLSPSQLRNLEKEMNPADREENKIRVYDRSLLILDIFLMRAQTAQAKTQVELAMNQYLLPRLTRMWTHLERQRGGTGSRGGAGEKEIETDRRMIKNQISVLKEDLKKIDKQRITQRKSRQSSVRVSLVGYTNVGKSTLMNVLSKADVKAENKLFATVDATVRKVVIGDIPFLLSDTVGFIRKLPHHLIESFKSTLDEVREADILLHVVDVAHPFHDNHIEVVKQTLAEIGAGNIPTVLVLNKIDLLKDKEINLEELKGYYREKGFGHVVFVSALSRENLQQFRQLIFDMVRNKHIQIYPNYVLSDQVQYFGEKLE from the coding sequence ATGACGAATAAGAAAGCAATATTAGTAGCCTTGGCGGAACCCAAAACGCTGCCCGAGCAAACCACCGAACACTTGGATGAGCTGGCCTTTTTGGCGGAAACGGCCAAGATTAGCACCATTGGCAAGTTTGTGCAAAAACTGCCCCATCCCGATGTGCGCACCTTTGTGGGAAAGGGCAAGCTGGAAGAGATAAAAGAATTGGCTTTTCGAGAAAATGTGGACCACCTCATTTTTGATGATGACCTTAGCCCCTCGCAGTTGCGAAACCTTGAAAAGGAGATGAATCCTGCCGACCGTGAGGAAAACAAGATACGCGTATACGATCGAAGCTTGTTGATTTTAGACATTTTTTTGATGCGAGCACAAACGGCCCAAGCCAAAACACAGGTCGAATTGGCGATGAACCAGTACTTGTTGCCTAGGCTTACGCGGATGTGGACGCACTTGGAGCGGCAGCGCGGTGGCACAGGCTCGCGCGGTGGCGCGGGCGAGAAAGAGATTGAAACCGACAGGAGGATGATCAAAAATCAGATTTCGGTTTTGAAGGAAGATTTGAAAAAGATTGACAAGCAACGGATCACCCAACGCAAATCGCGGCAGAGTTCGGTACGTGTGTCGCTGGTCGGTTACACCAACGTGGGTAAGTCTACGTTGATGAATGTGCTTTCCAAAGCCGATGTAAAGGCAGAGAACAAACTCTTTGCCACCGTAGATGCCACCGTGCGCAAAGTGGTGATTGGTGATATTCCTTTTTTGTTATCGGATACGGTGGGGTTCATCCGAAAGCTGCCGCACCATTTGATTGAGTCATTCAAATCTACTTTGGATGAAGTGCGCGAGGCAGATATTTTATTGCATGTGGTAGATGTAGCACATCCGTTTCACGACAATCACATTGAAGTAGTAAAGCAAACGTTGGCCGAGATTGGGGCGGGCAATATCCCCACGGTGTTGGTATTGAATAAAATCGATTTGTTGAAAGATAAAGAAATCAACTTAGAGGAACTGAAAGGCTACTACCGCGAAAAAGGTTTTGGGCACGTGGTGTTTGTTTCGGCATTATCGAGAGAGAACCTGCAACAGTTTAGGCAACTGATTTTTGATATGGTAAGGAACAAGCATATTCAGATTTACCCGAATTATGTTTTGTCTGATCAGGTTCAATATTTTGGGGAGAAATTAGAATAG
- a CDS encoding caspase family protein — translation MRVLIIFSFVAIALGGQSQSFTGKTNEINFDFKGSSINAVLPVIRWQTPSLEFTNSQKGDFAIEVSIKSETALKEIVLQITDPEKNTHEKSVAVEKNTFSKNYKQELHLQDGPYTVKLTATNIQGGKVSSARTIVVGKDAIADAISIDRKDYAILFATDKYDNWSDLVNPVYDANTIANELKEKYGFEVEIIENASQEEVFNKLADYSVKKYKPQDQLMVFFAGHGYFDDTFGEGFVVAKNSLENDRSKTSYISHSRLRTVINNIPSEHVFLAMDVCFGGTFDPLVAKERGNDTYSETNINEYLVRKLSHRTRKYITSGGKTYVSDGIAGKHSPFALKFLQALKEGGGSDRILTLSELKSYVEKLTPEPRFGGFGEDNVASDFVFVSKAN, via the coding sequence ATGAGAGTATTAATCATTTTCAGCTTTGTTGCAATTGCATTAGGTGGCCAGTCGCAATCCTTCACAGGAAAAACGAATGAAATAAACTTTGATTTCAAAGGATCATCAATAAACGCGGTGCTTCCAGTTATCCGTTGGCAAACGCCATCGCTTGAATTTACCAATAGTCAAAAAGGTGACTTTGCTATTGAAGTTTCCATTAAGAGCGAAACTGCCTTGAAGGAAATTGTCTTACAGATTACTGATCCAGAAAAAAACACACATGAAAAGAGTGTGGCGGTTGAGAAAAACACATTTTCTAAAAACTACAAACAAGAGTTGCATTTGCAAGACGGGCCGTATACAGTAAAATTGACAGCCACGAACATACAAGGGGGTAAGGTAAGCAGCGCGCGAACAATAGTAGTGGGCAAAGATGCCATTGCAGATGCCATTTCCATTGACAGAAAAGACTATGCTATTTTGTTTGCCACCGATAAGTATGACAATTGGAGCGATCTTGTTAACCCCGTTTATGATGCCAATACGATTGCCAACGAGCTGAAAGAAAAATATGGTTTCGAAGTGGAGATAATCGAAAACGCGAGTCAAGAAGAGGTATTCAACAAGCTGGCCGATTATTCAGTAAAAAAATATAAGCCGCAAGATCAACTCATGGTATTTTTTGCAGGCCATGGTTATTTTGATGATACTTTTGGCGAGGGCTTTGTCGTAGCCAAGAACTCACTTGAAAATGACCGAAGCAAAACGTCCTATATTTCGCACAGTCGACTTCGCACGGTTATCAATAACATTCCAAGCGAGCATGTATTCTTAGCAATGGATGTGTGCTTTGGTGGCACGTTCGACCCTTTGGTAGCTAAGGAGCGTGGCAATGACACGTATTCAGAAACCAACATCAACGAATACCTAGTTCGCAAGCTTTCACACAGAACTAGAAAGTACATAACCTCTGGCGGAAAGACATATGTTTCAGATGGAATTGCTGGCAAACATTCACCTTTTGCGTTGAAGTTTTTGCAAGCGTTAAAAGAAGGTGGAGGCTCTGACCGAATATTGACGCTGTCTGAGTTGAAATCGTATGTTGAAAAGCTGACACCAGAGCCACGCTTTGGTGGTTTTGGCGAAGATAATGTAGCGAGCGATTTTGTTTTTGTTTCAAAGGCTAACTAG